In Malus sylvestris chromosome 2, drMalSylv7.2, whole genome shotgun sequence, the genomic stretch TGTTGTAATTGCTTGGCTGTGTAATATTGTAGACGTCTGGCAGGGGTAGATGTCTACCTTGAGCTGTGTTATTGTATATTTTTGGAGAACTTAAGCGAATTACAATGCAGGAAATTCTAAGAAAATGGAGCACGATGAGACAGGATGCCAAGCTCCTCCTGAAGCTCCCAAGCTTTGTGCCAACAACTGTGGATTCTTTGGAAGTCCAGCAACCATGAATTTGTGTTCCAAGTGCCACAAGGACTTGGTGTTGAAGCAAGAACAAGCTAAAGTCGTTGCGGCATCCATTGATAGTGCGGTGAATGGCAGCCCCTCTGAAAGTGGGAAGGGGCCTGTTGCTACTGCTGGTGTAGATGTACAAGCTGGCCCTGCAGATGTGATGCTTATCTCAACACAGGCATCCTCTACTCCATCTTTGAACATTAAGAGGGAGGAAAAGGTGAAAGATACTCCTACCAGGTGCGGCACTTGCAGGAAACGTGTTGGTCTAACTGGGTTCAGTTGCCGATGTGGAGATCTCTTTTGTGCAGTTCATCGGTACTCTGATAAACACAACTGCCCTCATGATTACCGGACTGCTGCTCAGGATGCAATAGCCAAAGCCAACCCGGTTGTCAAGGCAGAAAAGCTGGATAAAATCTGATAAAAGTCTTGGAATTACAAGGTTTAATCTTTTTATGTATTGCACACATGCTCTCATTTCTCTACCCATGTGGCTTCTGCTTCTGTTTAAGTTGATCTTGTTATGTCAGGTCTCTTGTGTGTGATAGATGGTTGGAAGCTGTTGTGGGCATTTTCAAATGTCAGGAACGATTGTGTGTAATAATCCCAGCCGTTCGTGAGGGCCGTGAGGCCGTCACGAGGATTTGGTACCGATGGTGTTTTGGACCTTGTTTATTTTGCTTGTTTGGGATGTAGTTTATCAGATATAGGAAGGTGCCAAGGTAGGTAGCATGCTCAAGTAATTCACGATAATGCTCATAACTAAGGTTTTCCCCATGTGTTATTTGGGGTGGGGGAATTGGAATCGAACTCGCGACCTCAAGGTTGAAATTTGAATGTTTTTAGTGATAACTGAGTTACAAATCCTTTGCAGAATAGAAGCATTTTAACTTCTGAGTTGGGACCACTTCCAGAATTTTATGTTGTAGAAAATTGGTGGATCAAAACCATTGGGGTTAGCTGTGGTGAGGATCGGTAGAGATGTGTAGGAGTAGGCTAAGTTCACGGTTCGATACTGCcaatataattttaaaatgaaaattttggtatATCGGTTCGATATTGTCTTAGTAAGgaagagatcctctccggatcttgcACACCTCCCTACCTTCACTCACTTCCCCTCCCCCTCCCATCCCAATTCCTGCTGCATATTTCCCCACCTTGAACTCCTCCCATTTTCGTCTTGTTTCTCTGCGGTTCTGTTTCGTCCATCGCCGTCGGAGAAGATGGCAATGACGTTGAGGAGAAAGAAACAGTAAGAAAGTTGAAGATAAAGAGTGATCAGATggtagttttccaaaaaaaataaataaataaataaagagtgATAAGAAAGTATGGATTCAAAGAGGATCTTGTTTCTAGattataaggaaaattaatgaaaatggtttaaaaatttttagttttaacgataaggacaaaataaaaggtaaagtgaatagtatcaaaattgactttttagtgtaaaaatatagtttttcgttaaaattaacAATACtgaaagtttttcgttaaagttttctgGATTATACGATGGAAGATAGATGGCACAAGGGCCCACACGCCCATCCCAACCCCTTTTCCCCCACAGGAAAAGCATGCTCGCTGAATTCTTTTTTCTGGGGATCCGAGAATCTCGTAATTGTGTcaattcatcgtatatcgtgcgatcaaaattgattttaaattttaaattttaaaattcaaatataaatagtacttaataAAAACTGCTCGCATAAATACTCCGGATCCCGAGGAAAATGACGAGATACGTCCGCCCCGTCCTTTTCCTCTCCCACTTGGAATCTACGTCCGCCACGTTTGAACCGCGTGGCGGCCAATCACAGCCGTCGATCACACCGTGTTTGACATTCTGATAACAAGTCACCATCGATTGGACCTAGTGAGGTGGTGAGATCAGCCCACCGGTTGTGCGATCAATTAGAATTAGCATTAGTTTACTCATTAATCATTACTATTAGTGCTGCGAGAGAAACAGCTGCGCTATTTCTAAACCGTGGACCTGAAAGTGACCTTCGTATTTCCCCATGAACCTCCTCTTTTATTGGCTTAAGGACCATATTTATAACGTggacataaaaattaaatacaaatattaaagaGCATATTCCATCGTATCATCAATTTAAGGCATGTATACTTCGGATCCGGATGAGAAATAATAAGTATGGGATAAACATTTCTTTGATTATCTTATACTTTCATTTTGCAAGTATGTCGTATCAAAACTAATGGGACTCATCCACTTTTTTTTTCGATTGTTAATAAGCGCATGATAAtaatttcttgcaaattcattTTTTGTAAGTATGCTTTTAATAGTCTTCTCTTATCGGTGAAAGTTCTCGTTACGCTCCTGAGAAAGCACTTAATGCCTTGGATTTAGGCTAATTTAATGCAATTCATACAAGAGCGTTGCTGGAAAACTATACAAACGTCAATTTCCGTATACTGTAAACCATAGGAGAATGAATGAAATGGTGGATTGTCTCATATCCCAACGTTCCAAATACGTAATTGAAGACATTTCATCACCATGACTTGGGGATATATTAGGAGTTTCATTCTCAAAGAACTTAATAATCTAAACAGTTTGTTCTCTTGAGAATAGACTTGGTGGTTATGAGAACTTATGTACTCGAGATCCTAACAAATAGTTTGTGTATAAAAAAAGTGAAAGATTATTAgcattctaaaaatctcattttatacTTCTCACCAATTCTCTAAAATAATCCATGAATAACTTatacaaatgcttgatgcttttTTAAGAAGAATGAGCATAAAACCCTTGGTTATAATTGTGGGAGCAAATTCCGTCACACAATGAATTGATGAAAATTCACACATAAAGAAAATATCTAAACACCAATGTTAGTCAAAGGGCCTCCAATACCCAAGTTAGAGAGATTGTATGAAATAACAAGAGTGTGGTGAGAGTTCTTGATTATCATAATAAAGTGGTTGACCTTGGTTATTTACAAATAATTGAATAGTTAATCCTAGCGTCTAGGTTAGTTGAACCTATAAGCAGAGCATTACAAAGTTATCCAACTCTAAGGGAGAGATGGATAAGCTTAGTCTCACAACAGGTTAGAaaaaatatgattcaaattcgcttttggcaaGAACCGAACTTAaaatctcttacttacaagtaaaaaaaaatatcaataagGCGTAATACTAAGCCACGAAACTAATAAAGATTTAACAAGCAATGTTGAGTACAAATTAGGACTCATACCGGTACACGGTTACAAGGAGACACGCCGACACGTGTGCGTCACACGTGTACGCCGGACGAGGACCGAGACCGACTTCTTTCTTTCTGAGAAAACGAAAGGGGTCAGATATGGCGGCTTGGCCTCCTAGCAGCTGGACGCGTGAAATTACCCACCGGGGGTTTCTATAATTTCCCCCTTTTCCCATTTTGCCCTTCCACTTGCATTCTTCTAGGATCCatcattttaaataatttaaattgggTCCTCTTTTACCCATACACCAACATGAACCAACATGCACCAACAAAAACAATATACTAtttgcttctttcttttttagtgGATGACAGAAAATATCCCTCTCtcaccaacaaaaacaatttataatttttattttttgagaaacTTCGTGTTTAACGGTCAAGCCATCACATAATTTTATTAGTTTATATGTTATTAAAATACGATGAAATAGATATatctgtagacattgaaatttcggtaaataaatgttgaccgataaatcaaagtgtcaacgctcatgtattacataaattttacacatagcgtgtgactcaacgaaaattgaaatgagttggaaaaatcatcaaataggacacgtgtcaacacctggcataaacgacttatttcatctgggatattatattcaaaattaggccttgaaaaattctataaatacaagctcatttcattcatttgaggggggaaccaattcatattacaccttgaagctctgaagctctgaaactccgaagctctcaagcatccaggttcccgaataatcaagaaagccttcttcgttcttcgtttatcgttcttccaagatcaagccccaacggccctttggatcaacaatcatccaccaattcaagatcaagccccgacggcccttgaagaaagtgttcttcgttcttcgttcatcgttcttcaaagatcaagccccaaaggccccttgaagaacttccaccgattcaagatcaagccccgacggcccttgaagaaagcaccatcgttcatcatccgttcatccaagatcaagccccaacggccctttggatcaacaacgtcgacaaatccacacatccaaccgttcttcaagattaagcccaaaagcccttgaagatccgttcatcactgttctttaagatcaagcccaaaagcccttgaagacccgttcatcaccgttattcaagatcaagccttaacggcccttgaagaaacactcatccttaacatcaagccccaacggctccttgaagatccgctcaaatccaccttcaaaaatcaagcccacggccccttgaagaaacttccaacagtttatccaagatcaagcctcaacgacccttggatcaatcgcacatccacaaatcaacaccttacggagatggaatcagatgatcaaattagagagagattgtaacccaaaatccattaatacaaatatttgtttgtgcacgtgttcttgtctctttcgtttcaggaattttccgtgttcacaatatCATTTGgtattaattttcaattaaataaTATGCTATGTGATTGTGAAACAGTCATATTGAAAAACTACTtttgattttaaaatttcattttgaatttttttgtcaCATTGATACCTTATTCATGGGACAATAATATAATCGACATTTTTTACCCTTTGAAAACGCATAACATCTCTTGCGGTAGCTGAAAGCTGTATATGCTCGCCTCTAGGCTCGTTCATTGCCTCGTAAAACCTCGCTTAGTGCCGCAAGGGTGTAAGCATAGTTGGTGGTGGAGAGCTTGACAACATGTACCTCTCATTTTAAGCTTATATTCGTGATGCTTTTGTGAGAAAAAACCTTTTAAAAAggtgaagagaaagaaaagaaagatgaaATGCTTTGTAGGGTGAAGATGTGAGTGACCTTAAATTGGCAAGGCATCCATGACCATGAGATGAGAGGCAGATTTTGTTCAAATGTAGGAAAATTTAAAGTTAAAGAGGAAGCAATATATTGCTTTTGAAGCATTCTTTTTATATAATAGCTTTTTATAGCAAATCATGATAATTTAAAATCCTCCTTCGGTTTTATATCATCATAATCACAAGAAGTTTTTTGCATGCGGGAGTGTTACTATTTGAACCATTCATCTTAATGGTTCGATAGGATATTACAAGGAGAGGGTCCAAATATATACATTGAGCCGAGAATGAATCTtaactttcaaattttttttttgctttctaaTGTTTATATTTTTGTAAAAGTAACAATTTGGCCTTACATATAGagatttaataaatttttacAATGGTTAAATTTTACATAATACATGTATCACTCAATTTGTAGCCGGACCGTTAAGCTTTCTTATACTCCTTGTATCATTGATGAAAAATTACTGGAGCAAATTAAAAACTATAAATCAAAACATAACAAATCCATCTACGATATTTTGAGCTTCTATCGATTTTGAGCTACTAGATTGTCATAACTACTCACTTTAGTccctgaaatttaaaatatcaCTGAGATTGTCAATTGTTAATCATTTTGATCAGTCCGTAAAAAATCTTCGCTAAAtagaaaaaactacaaattcAAGTGAAGGGGTTGTTTGTGAGAAGAATATCcatattttaacgaaaattttcatataaaatcaaaataattgtcAATAAACAATCTAAGAACTATTATTTTAAATCGTAataatagaattacataaaactaGAGAAATTAGAACATGGGCAACCAATAGAATCAATCGGACGGCCGCATGTTGTAATACGCTGCATGTGGGTAAAAAATAGGGTCCCACCGTACCTTAAAATAAGCTTTGTCAGGATATTTACCTTTTCTCAATAATGACGATTATCCACGTCAAAACAACCAACCAATTTCAATGTGATCGTAATACGTGTGGTACACTCAGTAtcattatataaatgatgagatacgtgtgttaaaaaattaacaacttaaaaaatataatttttcaccatttaaataaaaacacgTAATGTACTATTCGTGTTCCAATTACAATACAGCAATACCACacccaagaacccaaaaaaaaatcaattattccttctttttctttaattttttaagcAAAAAGGTAATAGTAAAAGAAAAGTAGGAAGGGCATTTCGGTAAAACCGAAAGGCAAAAATGGATACGCGTCTCTATGTGGTCCATATTTTCTCGCCAGTACCCGACCTTTCACTCCCTCATATTATCCCCCTCCCCCATTTCTGTCTCCTCCATCGCCCACCCAaacctctcctctcctctcctctctctctaaaaaccacaacttttttcttcctctctctgtGTCTCTCTAGAAAACCACAACCTCcaattttcttcctttccatccATCTATATCTctgaaaaaaacagaaaaaagaaagagagaagacgAGAGAGATCCATCTCTCGattgttcaaaatttgaatgaaaaaaatgGCACAGAGAACGGAGAAGGAAGAGACGGAGTTCAAGGTCCCCGAAACGCTAACGCACTGCGTCAACAACTGCGGCGTCACCGGCAATCCCTCCACCAACAACATGTGCCAGAAGTGCTTCAACGCCGCATcggccgccgccgccgccgccacttCATCGTCGTCGTCAGCGGCGATTCTGAAGTTTTCAGCCGAGAAAAGTCCGAGATCTAGCTCATCTTTCAGCTTCGAGGCTGCTGCCGAGACCTGCCGTAAGACGACGGCATCAGAGATCGCGAGATCGGACGAAACGCCGAATCGGCGCGTGGTTAATCGGTGCTCCGGTTGTCGGAGGAAGGTCGGGTTGACCGGATTCAGGTGCCGGTGCGGCGAGCTTTTCTGCTCCGAACACCGGTACTCCGATCGCCACGTGTGCAGCTACGACTATAAGGCTGCCGGTCGCGAGGCCATCGCGAGAGAAAACCCCGTGGTCAAGGCCGCAAAGATCGTCCGGGTTTGATGATTTATATATCGATTGACTTTGTAGAAATGAAGCAACGCAAAAAGTGACGCGAAAATTTGAAGAGGAATTTGTGGCTCGATCGGTTCTCATGGCGCGTCTTTCTCTCGGAGACCAAAACGAAATTCAGAGGCCGGGGAGAGATCGCTTCGTTTATCAAATTCTCTctgataattattttttttttaaattttaatttttcgtgTTCTTATTTTTACTTTCTCTTGGATTGGAAATGATAAAATTATTGTGATGATTTAAGGTATTCGGCGTGTTTGTCGGTGttcatcttttttcttttggggtagttttaatgtattttattgttttttcttttcttcaaacTGTGAGCGGCAGTTGAATTGACATTCCAGGAAGTGACAGGGTGTTTTTCGTCATTTCGCGTATTTACAACTTGAAATACAGTTGGTGATGGTTGGGAAACATCGGGCCCAAGGTATGGAGACGAGATGGGGGCtttacaattatttatttatcgcGATAAATTCGATTGGCATAGCCGCATAGGCGAGTTGGAAAGAGAGCCTATGGGAAGGGGTGAAGGGGGAACATTTGCGTATGATAATTGGTCGCTGTTTTCAATGAAAAAGGTAGGATATGTGGCGGGGATCTCGAGGGTGTGAGGAGATCAACGGCTGAGGTTGTGTGTTGGTGGGTGATTAGAATAGAATAGACGACGTCGATGAGTGCGCGAGTGTATATATGACCTGTATTGTGCGGTGGGCCATAGTGGGGTGCCGGGACTACTTGGACGTGTGGGGCCCCGCGTTTTGTGACCTTTGAGTGACATGAAAAGCTGTCAGACACATGGCTGTGGCTTAACTTGACACTAACCATTGACTGACACATGTGAAATTTAcaacaataaaatttaaaaaagtaAAGCTTATAACCATgtctcaattaaaaaaaaactaatgaaaaatatcTACAAATTTTGAGCTGCAAcgaaaaagacaaaataaagtgtaaagtaaatagtatcagcgtttattttttaatgtaaaaatgtgattttttgttaaaataaacagtatcgaaatttttttgttaaagtttcctCAATTAATGATGAGAGCTACATAGAAGCCAAAGTGAAGAGATTTGGTTTGGTGTTTAAGTTAATGTGAATGTGTGTAAGCATGTATGTGACATAATACCGAAGACTTGAAGAGTTGTGTTTAGTCTTCATCGTTTAGGGGAGTTTGGGTTGATGGTTAAAAATGGAAATGTAAAGTGAAACCGTTAAACTAAATGGTAGTGTAGAACTTGAAGAGGTATGTTAtggcattttgttttgttttctccttATGCGCACGTGGATGATTTCTGACCCTAATGAAGTTATAAAGCGAGGTCTTAACCCCTACAAACCATGTTGCTGCTCCATACATTATATTGTGAGTGAAAATAACACAAATATTATCCATTTTTACTACTTCTCAACGcgaaaataaaacaaagttaTAAAAAACCTTGAACTCTTTGAATCCAACATTAAGATCTAATTGGACAATAATCCCACAAATCCTtcaaaaataagataaaattaACACACTTGTATATGTGTCATATCATATGGgcttattttatttcatttcttgTCGGGTAAGCTAAAGCCTTAAATTGTGGTCTATTAGGAAGCctcatgcttttttttttaattaatttttttaaatttttaatttttacaaacAATCTATGGACGAAGAAGTGGACTAAGCttcacaatagactagcaataatgtgttcaaattcgtttttagcaAGAATTTGAACCTAAGTCCTCTTATTTACAAATGAAAAAacataccactagaccgtagtactaagtgtcAGAAAGTCTTCgatattttttgtttcctttttgttGGAGGGGTGGATGCCAGCAATCAGGTGCATTCTTGAAGACAAATGATAGAACCAACTTTAGgacccttttttattttattttaaataaactattttttttttggaaagggCCAAAACTAAATATTTTAATGATAATCACCAGAATAAGTAGCTTCTAGTCTTGAGcttttttatttgttgaaaCGTTGAATTTTAAGGATGTCTGTAGGTTTTAAGACCAAGATATTTGTCTTGatagtgttttttatttatttgctaCCTACTGTTAGTGATCTAGAGAGTTGAATTTCTTTTATTATAAACGTAGTGGAGAAGCAAAATCAGCATACAATCCAAAAAGTTAATTAGCTTTTCCTACTTTTAACTTTAAGATGGAAAAATGAAATCAAAAGTTTGTTCGATCCGAATGATGTCGTTCTGTGCAAAAGAATTTTCACAAAATCCCcatattttcacaaaatttgcacTTACAAGTGGGGATACTAAACCATAATGCTAcgtgacagaaaaaaaaatttgtagttAAGGATAGGACAGCTTAAGTCGAGTTCAAATCTTCTGCATCCATTTTGTGTGTGGCCACTATCATTGATTGAAACGTGTCAAGTTCATGAAAACAAAGCTAAGAAATGTTAAGTTTATGAATGCGTGTCAATCAATCATACAGGCCAGAGAGGCAACACACAAATTGGATGCATAAGATTTGAACTCGATTGAGTTTCATTTTGTAGAGGCATCCAATAATTCCCATAACAAATTTCTTAATAGATATCTAAAATAAACGGAGTCATAAACATCTTAATGTTTTGCATTAGTCACTAATCAAATGTGCATGATATTTAAAGGCCAAGGGCAAAACCACCCTAAAATGTGCATGATGTTTTAAAAGGTACAACCACCTCATCACGGTTTCTTATCAGCGGTGTTGCGAGGAGAGGCACGGCAAGGTCTCCGGTTTAGGCACCATCTGGCTGGCTGAAAGGGTTCGCAATCTCATCTGTACCGTCTGTCGGCGATACAAGCATTACAGCGGTTCCCCTACAAACCTGACACCATAATATTGCACACTCAAAACTTTTTGTAGAGCACAATCTCAGCAAAATAACCAGTAATATAATACTAAATCCAAATGAAGGAAAACACACAAATCTGCCCAAATGGCTAAAAGTTTTGGATAGTTCACTAGGCACAAGCACTTTGCCAAATTGCTAAAGCAGAAATTGAAGTAGGAAGTTTCTGATTGCGTGGGAAAATGCATATGGAGGATTATTTGGATTGGAAAACTAGTTCCGAGACTCGGTGGAAGCTTGTGAAGATTAAACCGAAAAATACTGCCCTTCATGGCAGAAGAAAGTTTGAGCAATTTGCTCAACAAGGAGAAAACCGAATATGCAAACCAACTTTTAGATGGATTTGTATAAGATATTCCACTCACTAAAACGAAAATGGAAGGACCACAGACAGGTATTTTATGAATCATGTAACCCCTCTAAAACGATTTAATATCCCCTCCTGGGAGAGGAAGGCGCATACAACGATGTCTTTCCTGGAAAGCATGTGTTGGTGCAATACCTATGAATACAGCTGTTGTTCGAGTTTCAAAGTGAGCAAAAAGAAATCAAGTTGGGAGGACGAGATACTACCCAAACTAATCAAATACATGACAGATATGTTCCTACTATGACCATGGTGAGAAAGGGAAGAGATGGTTCCAAAATCAGCTTTCGTTCAGACTCTTATAAGGAGGTCAGCAAGTTGAATTTTAGTTGTCACTCTTCCA encodes the following:
- the LOC126605116 gene encoding zinc finger A20 and AN1 domain-containing stress-associated protein 8-like, with the translated sequence MEHDETGCQAPPEAPKLCANNCGFFGSPATMNLCSKCHKDLVLKQEQAKVVAASIDSAVNGSPSESGKGPVATAGVDVQAGPADVMLISTQASSTPSLNIKREEKVKDTPTRCGTCRKRVGLTGFSCRCGDLFCAVHRYSDKHNCPHDYRTAAQDAIAKANPVVKAEKLDKI
- the LOC126610066 gene encoding zinc finger A20 and AN1 domain-containing stress-associated protein 5-like; the protein is MKKMAQRTEKEETEFKVPETLTHCVNNCGVTGNPSTNNMCQKCFNAASAAAAAATSSSSSAAILKFSAEKSPRSSSSFSFEAAAETCRKTTASEIARSDETPNRRVVNRCSGCRRKVGLTGFRCRCGELFCSEHRYSDRHVCSYDYKAAGREAIARENPVVKAAKIVRV